TACTGTGAAATATGCGGCGCTGAAATCAAAGGACAGTTACATATAATCAAAATAGAGAGATCCAATCTAAACGCATGTGGAAAATGTGCACAGTATGAAAAGCATCCAACCTATGGGGATCCTTCTATGTCTGGAAGCCAAGCTGTACTTTCGGATATAGCCAAGAAATACTCTTTTGGACTGGGGGGTGTTAGTAGTGTGCGCAGGGTGGAAGACGATCAGCGTAGGTTACTTCGCGGAGACCACGTTAAAAAAATCAGAAGAAATAGGGACACATATGACCAACTTTTTGGAGAGCTAATCCCGGATTTTTATACGATAATCCGCAGAGCACGTCAAGCTCACGGTTGGACTCAAGAAGAGTTTGCTTCTATGGTAAAAGAGAAGTCATCGCTGATAAGTAAAATAGAGCGTGGAGATATGGTGCCAGACGATGAATTGCGAAAGAAATTGGAGCACACTCTGGCCATCAAGCTAACTGAACAGGTCCTGGAGCCTAAGCTGGACACACAGAACCCAAAAGAACTTACGTTTGGAGAGATCGCTGTGATAAAACATAAAAAAAGATAGCAGAGGGCAGTAGCACCCCATCCATCACGTCTACTAGTGGAAAAATTAAAGCAGAAATACGGCAGCAGCCACTACAGTCGTCCAAGAGCCGTTTTTCCCTCCAACGGCAGATTGGGTTATGTTCTTCGTTCTGACTATTTTACCACTAATTTTCCAGATTTCCCTCTTCTCATCATAACTAACATTTGGGTCAAATTCAACGCCCAGCGTGGATGCTAACATCGATGCAGCCAAATCTTCTGCATAATCTCCTGCTATTTGTTCAGTCTCACCAAAAGAATGGTGCTCGCTCAAATATCCATATGCCTTTCGATCTGAGGGTATTGCACATCCAACCGATGCAACAATTAGTCGATTATGCTCATTTGTTGCATTCTGTGCCATGACACAAAATACGACTTGTCCTGGCTCTAATTCACCTAAATATTGGCTTCTTGGGACTATTCTACAGCCAGGCGGAAAAATGCTTGAAACAGTAACAAGATTATATTTTTCTATCTTGGCATCTCTTAGGGCCAACTCATAGGAGCTTAGCTTTTCTGTATGCCTCCCAACACCTCTCGTAAAAAACATCATCTTAGGAACCAATGGCGTATTCATTTGTCACCTCTCTTGCAGAACTTGTACTTAAATGTAACATATACGCTTAAAATCATTTTCATATCCTAGATAAAAATTTTTGAGATAAATTGCTAGATTTGGCAATACAATAAAAGATATACAGCTGTACTCCCATACATAAGTAAACTAGTACAGGAATTGATGGAATGATCTGAATGGAATCAAGACAATACCATATCGATTGTTGTCAAGGAGATGTAGCACGGTATGTTTTGTTACCTGGTGATCCTGCACGCATATCAATCATCTCCAAATTATGGGCCAGCTTTCGAGAGGTGGCGAGACACAGGGAATACAGCACCAACACAGGGGTGTACAAAGGAGTGCCCATTAGCGCCGTCTCCACTGGAATCGGTAGCCCATCTGCTGGAATCGCAGTAGAGGAGCTGGCAAGAATTGGCGCTGACACGATGATAAGGGTTGGAAGTTGCGGTGCGATTCAGCCACATATCAATTGTGGCGATCTTGTGATATCCACTGGGGCAGTACGCCTCGAGGGAACAAGCAAACAATACATATGCTCGGAATATCCAGCTGTTGCGAGCTATGAGGTCGTGTTGTCACTGATAGAGGCAGCAGAAATCTTAGGATGTACATACCATGTGGGAATTACCGCATCGACGGACTCTTTCTATTGCGGACAAGGGAGAGCTGGGTTCAGTGGACATAAATCGAGCATGACAAATAATTTGATGTCAGATCTTCAGAGAGCAGGTGTGCTTAACTTAGAAATGGAGACAGCAGCCATCTTCACGTTAGCAAACCTCTTCGGGCTCAGGGCCGGATCCATTTGCACGGTGTTCGCAGTTAGCCCAGACAAGTTTGAGTTAAAGGGAGAGCAAGATGCAGCCCAAGTTGCTAGTGAGGCGGTTAAGATACTCAGTGAATGGGATGTAAGGAAAGAGAAACGCGATAAGAAATATTGGTATCCTTCTTTAATGTGAGATGATCCTATGAGAATTGCCATAATAGGTGGAAGCGGTGTTTATGACATTGCATTGCTTGAGTCAAGAGAAGAAATCATCAAGACGGAATATGGTGCTGCCAATATAACTAAGGGGCAGTATGGGGATAGGGAGATCGTCTTTCTTGCAAGGCATGGTAAAGGTCATGGGATACCCCCCCATAAGATCAATCACCGAGCTAATATTGCTGCACTGAAAGCCCTGGGAGTCGAAAGGATTATTGGAACGACTGCTGTGGGGGGCATAAATTCTAGCATGAAACCGGGTGATTTCATATTACTGGATCAATTTCTGGATTTTACGAAGCAAACTCTGACGTTTCATGATGAAGAGGTTGCACACATTGAAATGACAAATCCCTATTGTCCGGGGCTTAGGAAAATCATCCTGCAAGCATCAAAAGCACTGGAAATGAGCTTGCATGAAAAAGGAACCTATGTCTGCGTCGAAGGTCCGCGATTTGAAACTAGTGCGGAGATACAGATGTTTGCACTTCTTGGAGGGGATGTGGTGGGAATGACAGTCGCCAAAGAGTGCATCTTGGCTAGGGAAGTTGGAATCTGTTACGCTGCCATAGCACTGGTTGCAAACCCGGCAGCAGGCATCTCATATGAAGAGCCTGGAATTCGCCAGATAATCTCTTTTATGGAGTCTAAACAGGAACGTCTCAGCAAACTTCTCAGGAAGACCCTTTCGATTTTACCGGAAGAGAGAAGTTGTGAATGTGGGGATAAGCCTGATAGGGCATCTATATGTTGATGTTGAGCAAGACTTTTAGTTATCCAATGGTTATCCAATTATATACTAAAGAAATATTAGCTCTTTGAATGCTGTGTAAGATATTCGAACCAGCATTTGAACTCATACATATATGCTAACTTTGTGCTGTTTAATTTATATTAAGGCTCTATTGTTTTAAACCTATCAAACTCACTTCTTCTTAAGTCTATTTCCCGCTCAACACGGGCGTTTTCACATTTTATGCGATTTTGGAGATACGCCATATAAGATTTGGCAAATGAGGAAACAGATTCATTAGGATCATCTTTCCATGACGTTATATCTTTAATTTTCTCTTCATAGGCTTTTACTAAACCGTACTCCCCTCCAACAAATCTTATATGGGAAAGAATAGATTGAAGCTCTAATCTTAATTCGTGCGAAACCTCGAAATTTTTAACAATTTCCTTGATGATCTCCAATACATCAGGACTTCCTTCATATTTATCTAAAATCCAAAGAATATAGTCTAATTTTGTAGTATCTTTTGTTTTTATTATTTGAATCAATTTACCCTTAATATCTCCTTCTATTTTTGGGAATATTATGTTGAATAAACAGCTTGCTCCCCATCTTAGCTTCCCATCACCGTTTTCAAACCATTTGAAAATCTCTTTAATTATCAAATCACTATTTTTGTTTAATTTACCAGTTAATAACTGAAAATCAAAAGGAATTGAATCAATCAACTTTACGCCACTTTCTTTATTTTTAACACGCTTATAGAAAAAATCAATAATCCTCTCAGGTTCTTTTTCAGCTAAAGGCAATAAAACTTGTTCAGTATAATAATCCACGACCTTTTTCATAACTAGATTTTTTAGAATGATTTCATATTCATCAACAGATAAATCCTTACTGATTTCATCTGTAAGATATGA
The genomic region above belongs to Methanocellales archaeon and contains:
- a CDS encoding multiprotein bridging factor aMBF1 yields the protein MVYCEICGAEIKGQLHIIKIERSNLNACGKCAQYEKHPTYGDPSMSGSQAVLSDIAKKYSFGLGGVSSVRRVEDDQRRLLRGDHVKKIRRNRDTYDQLFGELIPDFYTIIRRARQAHGWTQEEFASMVKEKSSLISKIERGDMVPDDELRKKLEHTLAIKLTEQVLEPKLDTQNPKELTFGEIAVIKHKKR
- a CDS encoding arginine decarboxylase, pyruvoyl-dependent produces the protein MNTPLVPKMMFFTRGVGRHTEKLSSYELALRDAKIEKYNLVTVSSIFPPGCRIVPRSQYLGELEPGQVVFCVMAQNATNEHNRLIVASVGCAIPSDRKAYGYLSEHHSFGETEQIAGDYAEDLAASMLASTLGVEFDPNVSYDEKREIWKISGKIVRTKNITQSAVGGKNGSWTTVVAAAVFLL
- the udp gene encoding uridine phosphorylase; its protein translation is MESRQYHIDCCQGDVARYVLLPGDPARISIISKLWASFREVARHREYSTNTGVYKGVPISAVSTGIGSPSAGIAVEELARIGADTMIRVGSCGAIQPHINCGDLVISTGAVRLEGTSKQYICSEYPAVASYEVVLSLIEAAEILGCTYHVGITASTDSFYCGQGRAGFSGHKSSMTNNLMSDLQRAGVLNLEMETAAIFTLANLFGLRAGSICTVFAVSPDKFELKGEQDAAQVASEAVKILSEWDVRKEKRDKKYWYPSLM
- a CDS encoding S-methyl-5'-thioinosine phosphorylase, translating into MRIAIIGGSGVYDIALLESREEIIKTEYGAANITKGQYGDREIVFLARHGKGHGIPPHKINHRANIAALKALGVERIIGTTAVGGINSSMKPGDFILLDQFLDFTKQTLTFHDEEVAHIEMTNPYCPGLRKIILQASKALEMSLHEKGTYVCVEGPRFETSAEIQMFALLGGDVVGMTVAKECILAREVGICYAAIALVANPAAGISYEEPGIRQIISFMESKQERLSKLLRKTLSILPEERSCECGDKPDRASIC